In Proteus vulgaris, one DNA window encodes the following:
- the glnL gene encoding nitrogen regulation protein NR(II) produces the protein METADLPDNTLILDSLIHSVLVINKEFIICYANHSALQVLAQSRRKLFETPFTALFSYYSFDADLMRETLASGQSFTDNEVILVVNNQSHTMSLSAQPISEQHILLELAPMDSQRRLSQEQIQQAQQMAARELVRGLAHEIKNPLGGLRGAAQLLAKSLPDPALTEYTQVIIEQADRLRVLVDRLLGPQHPGTKTYQSIHHVVERVAQLISLECPENVTLLKDYDPSLPELSHYPDQIEQVLLNITRNALQAVEKTGGTIILRTRTAFQVTLHGERHRLVARIDVIDTGDGIPSHLQDTLFYPMVSGREGGNGLGLSIARNLVDQHAGKIEFTSWPGNTEFSIYLPIK, from the coding sequence ATGGAAACGGCAGACTTACCTGATAACACATTAATTTTGGACTCATTGATACACTCAGTATTGGTTATCAACAAAGAGTTTATTATTTGTTATGCGAATCATTCTGCATTACAGGTTTTAGCACAGAGCCGCCGAAAATTATTTGAAACGCCTTTTACCGCCTTATTCAGTTATTACTCTTTTGATGCTGATTTAATGCGTGAAACATTAGCGAGTGGACAAAGCTTTACCGACAATGAAGTGATATTGGTTGTTAATAACCAATCACATACAATGTCGCTCAGTGCCCAACCTATTTCCGAGCAACACATTTTGCTGGAACTGGCGCCTATGGATAGTCAACGCCGGTTAAGCCAAGAGCAGATACAACAAGCACAGCAGATGGCTGCGAGGGAATTGGTTAGGGGGCTGGCACATGAAATTAAAAATCCGTTAGGTGGATTAAGAGGCGCTGCACAATTGCTGGCAAAATCATTACCCGATCCTGCCTTAACAGAATATACGCAAGTCATTATTGAACAAGCTGATCGCCTTCGTGTGCTGGTGGACAGACTACTCGGCCCCCAACATCCGGGAACAAAAACATATCAGAGTATTCATCATGTTGTTGAGCGTGTGGCTCAACTTATTTCTCTCGAATGCCCTGAAAATGTCACCTTGTTAAAAGATTACGATCCTAGTTTGCCTGAGTTATCACATTACCCAGATCAAATAGAACAAGTACTCTTAAATATTACACGCAATGCTTTACAAGCTGTTGAAAAAACAGGAGGGACGATTATTTTGCGTACCCGCACTGCTTTTCAAGTCACACTCCATGGTGAACGTCATCGCCTTGTTGCTCGTATTGATGTGATTGATACTGGCGATGGTATCCCTTCTCACTTACAAGACACACTTTTTTATCCCATGGTAAGCGGTAGAGAAGGGGGAAATGGATTGGGATTATCAATTGCGCGTAATTTAGTGGATCAGCATGCAGGTAAAATTGAATTTACCAGTTGGCCTGGGAATACCGAATTTTCTATTTATTTACCAATTAAGTAG